The following proteins are encoded in a genomic region of Corythoichthys intestinalis isolate RoL2023-P3 chromosome 5, ASM3026506v1, whole genome shotgun sequence:
- the si:ch211-106e7.2 gene encoding uncharacterized protein si:ch211-106e7.2, whose product MYSRWPNGQNQRRAPPPYPTQFYQNTANPGAVPFRCGSSNRQNPTQGYHPTVGGNYFANWSPHFNLRQPCWNPQGQPYLRNGPQNAFNNPSPTQTSNQLVPYYHGSVPTPASGQPLPALQYNSNSDTSQVLPQGSSRPTALDAVMAKILGTAATAGGARPYLNGTSAQRTAYGQAISPRQQQNHATKQLTSTVFDSTRGNTSSAEVNGTSAQGTVYGQNITSRQQQCLSKMQMSTTVLNGTQGNSSSVEVARPHVNGTSAQGTACRRAAAESSSAGNTQIASVNKTQHGLYPAEKPNHVCKKTWLVPTGNADKSMKRMTSTQGNFTSTEGNRQYVNGTSAPGTAGDQSKTPRQQRNNATKQFSTTVLDGTQGNTTSAQVNRPAVNGTSAQGTGCRSAVAQSSSAGNTQIDSIKKTQNILQNYAVYTLVNGQFVLRFNVNQPTKELTSTVSDGTQEDATSAEVCRLDVNGTSAQGTVYQQTVNPGQHHKPTKQLSTTVLDGAQGKATSAQVDSPYVNRTSAQGTACKSVVAQSSSAGNTQIDSVNKTQNGLQNYALYTLVNGQYVLCVNVNQPTKELTATVSDGTQKDATSAEVCRPDVNGTSAQGTVYHQTVNPGQHHQPTKQLSTTVLDGAQGNATSAQVDRPYVNGTSAQGTACRSAVAQSSSAGNTQMDSVNKTQNGLQNYALYTLVNGQYVLCVNVNQPTKELTSTVSDGTQKDATSAEVCRPDANGTSAQGKVYHQTINPGQHHQPTKQVSSTVFDVPVGNSPSLGGERPYVNGTSAQGTANDQTKTPTEWQYQQSHPLLTNLLLNESAQSTTKLNESNSTRAVAVVQPLSPICDLTPVAEKPNKATRRDRQDSVESESLPQTKRRPRTRQQSRKEAEKAAGKDLSFRTLTPQTPEEESGAKNNEPPIRTEPEISDLFSLPIEKWTIAGLSLLIETLEDKARNSRSQQKNNSSTEDLQSWNFDSCKKYYSFKKEFKEIYSEVTALLGKHLSKDTVVLLNTNLSMAEQLQNVQVLRDGEVYKEPPYVSSWSNQNEALDDIDKEFGPNFYYEWPSDKEPDPIKNVPDVSSRTVKTPGSQKVDEDSDDSLSLIEIHVLQPHEAKAIFEQSHKMAQSPESISQPKEVPDNLVEEPLQGLQAKRVSEDNLGALEAEPLLDLEVRSVTQDNCGALVEEPLQELQIQSATQDNCGTHVEEPLQDVQVKRLSEDNWGTLGTELLQDLEVRRVTQEHCCALVEKPLLDLHVRSVSNNNCGALVEEPLQDLHVKNVSRDNCDALVEEPLKDPQVQSVSNNNFVALVEEPLQDLQVQSVKTDNCGTLVQKTLQDLQISSIQQFCCFAKWKEIMLGCETSSHKKCQCTEDLSQKSEQIDYQEFSLVPETQFDSLEEDRESSSEETVTTDLPIITWLQIRNKVSETFEINDDSDEMEEQTEETEDVTKDEISNGDDLVIEISDEDPDDFDLPNLEPAEPCQSTENPDRGARTSPLEPKPQSGTKSKSLDDHTTLVDERKRKRPTIQNSIFPFLKKLMNKKKPDSDEVCALNDESVEGPDGKTTVPKKQTVQLSLFGSVPRQKRDCSYQGTAPPEVVYAKVDTKNKLPQSKPGTEAAKSTLSQSLLKFQTERTTVRQRRFSSGKDENLIAVQPAPITTEKNESRTTVPENVLKFNVLPESFNFQDDSGRNDTSECSSDDSSLQLETQNPCKKMRVDVWSRFLAQEPKCFLPQSAEVFAEYQKKYKERAKSSMTQ is encoded by the exons ATGTACTCAAGATGGCCCAATGGACAAAACCAAAGACGGGCCCCACCCCCATATCCGACCCAGTTTTACCAAAACACAGCAAATCCAGGAGCCGTTCCTTTCCGATGCGGATCCTCCAACAGGCAGAATCCAACACAAGGTTATCATCCGACCGTGGGAGGGAATTATTTTGCCAACTGGAGTCCACACTTCAATCTGCGCCAACCTTGCTGGAACCCACAAGGACAACCATACCTTAGAAATGGACCTCAGAACGCTTTCAATAATCCCTCACCAACTCAAACTAGTAATCAACTTGTTCCCTATTACCATGGATCAGTTCCTACACCAGCTAGCGGCCAGCCATTACCTGCTCTTCAATATAACTCGAATAGTGACACCTCGCAAGTTTTACCCCAGGGTTCCTCCAGACCTACAGCGCTTGACGCTGTGATGGCTAAAATATTAGGAACTGCCGCTACAGCAGGAGGAGCTAGACCATACCTCAACGGAACATCTGCACAAAGAACTGCTTACGGTCAGGCTATAAGTCCAAGACAACAGCAGAATCATGCAACCAAGCAATTGACATCCACAGTCTTTGACAGCACAAGAGGAAACACCTCTTCAGCAGAAGTCAATGGAACATCTGCGCAAGGAACAGTTTACGGTCAAAACATAACATCAAGAcaacagcagtgtctgtcaaaaATGCAAATGTCAACCACAGTCTTAAATGGAACTCAAGGAAACTCCTCTTCAGTAGAAGTGGCTAGACCGCACGTCAATGGAACGTCTGCGCAAGGAACCGCTTGCAGAAGGGCTGCAGCCGAGTCCTCTTCTGCAGGCAACACTCAAATTGCTTCAGTCAATAAAACTCAACATGGACTTTACCCAGCCGAGAAACCAAATCACGTGTGCAAAAAAACCTGGTTGGTACCGACGGGCAATGCCGATAAGTCAATGAAGCGAATGACATCCACACAAGGAAATTTTACTTCAACTGAAGGAAATCGACAGTACGTCAATGGAACATCTGCGCCAGGCACAGCTGGCGATCAAAGTAAAACACCGAGACAACAGCGGAATAATGCAACAAAGCAATTTTCAACCACAGTCTTAGATGGTACTCAAGGAAATACCACTTCAGCGCAAGTAAATAGACCGGCCGTCAATGGAACATCTGCGCAAGGAACCGGTTGCAGAAGCGCTGtagcccagtcctcttctgcagGCAACACTCAAattgattcaattaaaaaaactcaaaatatacTACAAAATTATGCAGTGTACACACTGGTCAACGGACAGTTTGTACTGCGTTTCAATGTAAATCAACCAACAAAGGAATTGACATCCACAGTCTCTGATGGTACTCAAGAAGACGCCACTTCCGCAGAAGTATGTagactggacgtcaatggaacaTCTGCGCAAGGAACAGTCTACCAACAAACCGTAAACCCAGGACAACACCATAAGCCAACAAAGCAGTTGTCGACCACAGTCTTAGATGGTGCTCAAGGAAAAGCCACATCAGCACAAGTAGATAGCCCATACGTCAACAGAACGTCTGCGCAAGGAACCGCTTGCAAAAGCGTTGtagcccagtcctcttctgcagGCAACACTCAAATTGATTCAGTTAATAAAACTCAAAATGGACTCCAaaattatgcactgtacacactGGTCAATGGACAGTATGTACTGTGTGTCAATGTAAATCAACCAACAAAGGAATTGACAGCCACAGTCTCTGATGGTACTCAAAAAGACGCCACTTCTGCAGAAGTATGTAGACCGGACGTCAATGGAACATCTGCGCAAGGAACAGTCTACCATCAAACCGTAAACCCAGGACAACACCATCAGCCAACAAAGCAGTTGTCAACCACAGTCTTAGATGGTGCTCAAGGAAACGCCACATCAGCACAAGTAGATAGACCATACGTCAACGGAACGTCTGCGCAAGGAACCGCTTGCAGAAGCGCTGtagcccagtcctcttctgcagGCAACACTCAAATGGATTCAGTTAATAAAACTCAAAATGGACTCCAaaattatgcactgtacacactGGTCAATGGACAGTACGTACTGTGTGTCAATGTAAATCAACCAACAAAGGAATTGACATCCACAGTCTCTGATGGTACTCAAAAAGACGCCACTTCTGCAGAAGTATGTAGACCGGACGCCAATGGAACATCTGCGCAAGGAAAAGTCTACCATCAAACCATAAACCCAGGACAACACCATCAGCCAACAAAGCAAGTGTCATCCACGGTCTTCGATGTTCCTGTAGGAAATTCCCCTTCCCTAGGAGGCGAAAGACCGTACGTCAATGGAACGTCAGCGCAAGGAACCGCTAACGATCAAACTAAAACCCCAACCGAATGGCAGTATCAGCAATCCCATCCGCTTTTGACGAACTTGCTGCTAAATGAAAGCGCCCAGTCAACGACCAAACTCAATGAAAGCAATTCCACAAGAGCAGTCGCCGTGGTGCAACCGTTGTCTCCAATTTGCGACCTTACCCCGGTTGCGGAGAAACCAAACAAGGCGACCAGGCGGGATCGGCAAGATTCCGTCGAAAGCGAATCTCTGCCGCAAACCAAAAGACGCCCGCGCACGCGGCAGCAGTCTCGCAAAGAAGCGGAAAAGGCGGCAGGTAAAGACCTTTCTTTTAGAACGCTAACGCCGCAAACTCCGGAAGAGGAaagcggggctaaaaacaacgaGCCGCCAATCCGTACCGAGCCCGAAATTTCTGACCTTTTCTCTCTCCCAATAGAGAAGTGGACCATCGCGGGTTTATCTTTGTTAATAGAAACATTGGAGGACAAAGCTAGAAATTCgagaagtcaacaaaaaaacaatagttCCACTGAAGATTTGCAGTCTTGGAACTTTGATTCCTGTAAAAAGTATTATTCTTTCAAGAAAGAATTTAAAGAGATTTATTCTGAAGTCACCGCATTGCTTGGCAAACATTTGAGTAAAGACACGGTTGTGCTCTTGAACACCAACCTCTCTATGGCTGAACAATTACAAAACGTTCAGGTTCTTAGAGACGGCGAGGTCTACAAAGAACCGCCCTACGTATCATCATGGTCGAATCAAAATGAAGCGCTAGATGATATTGACAAAGAGTTCGGCCCTAATTTCTACTACGAGTGGCCGAGTGACAAAGAACCGGACCCGATCAAGAATGTCCCGGACGTGTCATCGCGAACTGTAAAGACTCCTGGATCTCAAAAAGTCGACGAAGATTCCGACGACTCCCTCTCCTTGATTGAAATCCATGTCTTGCAACCGCACGAAGCTAAAGCTATCTTTGAGCAAAGTCACAAGATGGCGCAAAGTCCAGAAAGTATTAGTCAACCAAAGGAAGTTCCTGATAATTTGGTGGAAGAACCACTTCAAGGTCTTCAGGCCAAAAGAGTCTCAGAAGATAATTTGGGCGCTTTGGAAGCAGAACCACTCTTGGATCTTGAGGTCAGAAGTGTCACACAGGATAATTGTGGTGCTCTGGTAGAGGAACCACTCCAGGAACTTCAGATCCAAAGTGCCACACAAGATAACTGTGGTACTCATGTAGAGGAACCACTTCAGGATGTTCAGGTCAAAAGACTATCAGAAGATAATTGGGGCACTTTGGGAACAGAACTACTCCAGGATCTTGAGGTCAGAAGGGTCACACAAGAACATTGTTGTGCTCTGGTAGAGAAACCACTCCTGGATCTCCACGTCAGAAGTGTCTCAAACAATAATTGTGGTGCTCTGGTAGAGGAACCGCTTCAGGATCTTCACGTCAAAAATGTCTCAAGAGATAATTGTGATGCTCTGGTGGAGGAACCGCTCAAGGATCCTCAGGTCCAAAGTGTCTCAAATAATAATTTTGTTGCTCTGGTAGAGGAACCACTTCAGGATCTTCAGGTCCAAAGCGTCAAAACAGATAATTGTGGTACTCTGGTACAAAAAACACTCCAGGATCTTCAGATCTCAAGCATCCAACAATTCTGCTGCTTTGCAAAGTGGAAAGAAATAATGCTAGGTTGTGAAACGTCTTCGCACAAAAAGTGCCAATGCACAGAAGATCTGAGCCAAAAGAGTGAACAAATCGACTATCAGGAGTTTTCTTTGGTACCCGAGACCcagtttgactcactggaagaagACAGGGAATCCAGTAGTGAGGAGACGGTGACCACTGACCTGCCGATAATAACTTGGCTTCAAATACGCAACAAAGTTAGTGAAACTTTTGAAATAAACGATGACAGCGACGAAATGGAAGAACAGACTGAAGAAACCGAAGATGTCACCAAGGACGAGATCTCCAATGGTGATGATCTTGTCATCGAAATTTCAGACGAGGATCCGGATGATTTCGACCTGCCTAATCTGGAACCCGCGGAGCCTTGCCAGTCGACCGAGAACCCCGACAGAGGTGCGAGAACTTCACCTCTGGAACCTAAACCACAAAGCGGCACAAAGTCCAAAAGTCTGGACGACCACACGACTCTAGTCGATGAAAGGAAACGTAAAAGACCAACAATCCAAAACAGTATATTTCCATTTCTGAAAAAGTTGATGAACAAGAAGAAACCAGATTCAGATGAAGTCTGCGCTTTGAACGATGAGTCCGTTGAAGGTCCCGATGGAAAAACGACTGTGCCGAAAAAGCAAACTGTCCAGCTGAGTCTGTTTGGTTCGGTACCGAGACAAAAGCGAGATTGCAGCTATCAAGGGACAGCGCCGCCTGAAGTTGTATACGCAAAGGTGGACACCAAGAACAAACTCCCTCAATCCAAGCCAGGCACTGAAGCTGCGAAAAGCACTCTGTCTCAAAGTCTCTTAAAGTTCCAAACCGAAAGGACGACAGTTCGCCAAAGACGATTCAGCTCTGGTAAAGATGAAAACCTCATCGCCGTTCAACCTGCCCCGATAAcgactgaaaaaaatgaaagccgAACTACAGTCCCAGAAAATGTCTTGAAGTTCAACGTTCTGCCCGAAAGCTTCAACTTTCAAGACGACTCAGGTCGGAACGATACCTCAGAATGTTCTTCAG ATGACTCGTCACTACAGTTAGAAACGCAAAACCCCTGTAAAAAGATGCGAG tggACGTCTGGAGTCGTTTCCTTGCCCAGGAGCCCAAGTGTTTCCTCCCCCAAAGCGCCGAGGTCTTTGCGGAATATCAAAAGAAATACAAGGAGAGGGCGAAGTCATCTATGACGCAATAG